In Haliaeetus albicilla chromosome 12, bHalAlb1.1, whole genome shotgun sequence, a genomic segment contains:
- the SECISBP2L gene encoding selenocysteine insertion sequence-binding protein 2-like isoform X3, producing the protein MDKADKNVKLSAEVEPFIPQKKGAETLMIPMALPNDSGGINGMEPTPIPSYLITCYPFVQENQSNRQFPLYNNDIRWQQPNPNPAGPYLAYPIISAQPPVSTEYTYYQLMPAPCAQVMGFYHPFPTPYSAPFQTANAVNTVTTECTERPNPSGQVFPLSSQRSRSSNRGPVIQKQQQLQMHMKNKRPPVKNVATQKETSSSGPENRSKIVLLVDASQQTDFPSDIANKSLSESASAMLWKSKGRRRRTSHPAAESSSEQGASEADIDSDSGYCSPKHGNNQAAAATSRNPDSCAMNVCKHNSLSAGVSWTNVNSQGTQKKPWIEKTQTFSRGGRQAEQRNSSQSGFRCRDHSTSSERRQNLQKRHEKPLTTSQSSRTEQSPEPLYFEDEDEFPELNSDNGSSKSSNIQQKISPKVLDDLPENSPINIVQTPIPITTSVPKRAKSQKKKALAAALATAQEYSEISMEQKKLQEALSKAAGKKSKTPVQLDLGDMLAALEKQQQAMKARQITNTRPLSYTVGSAAPFHTKESANRKSLTKGQPSMGCLNPLDSTAPKVKRGKEREIAKLKRPTALKKIILKEREEKKGRLSADHSLLGSDEQKEVHINLTADQSQELASQEETGLSMPSDTSLSPASQNSPYCMTPVSQGSPASSGIGSPMASSAITKIHSKRFREYCNQVLSKEIDECVTLLLQELVSFQERIYQKDPMRAKARRRLVMGLREVTKHMKLNKIKCVIISPNCEKIQSKGGLDEALYNVIAMAREQEIPFVFALGRKALGRCVNKLVPVSVVGIFNYSGAEDLFNKLVSLTEEARKAYRDMVAAMEQEQAEEALKNVKKAPHHMGHSRNPSAASAISFCSVISEPISEVNEKEYETNWRNMVETSDGLETSENERESSCKTAVPEKAGNGQIEKATLNKQPPLATTGTTSATNHGKYTPGDKDEVKPDDNLEWASQQSTETGSLDGSCRDLLNSSMTSTTSTLVPGMLEEEEEEEEDDDEDYAHEPISVEVQLNSRIESWVSETQRTMETLQLGKTLSGAEEDNAEQSEEEETETSEQADPVTDGEEWTNDKHASNTQHKPTICSSLNKEHTDSIYMP; encoded by the exons ATGGACAAAGCCGACAAG aATGTCAAGCTGTCAGCTGAAGTAGAACCATTTATTCCTCAGAAGAAAGGTGCAGAAACACTAATGATCCCAATGGCGCTTCCTAATGACAGTGGAGGAATTAATGGCATGGAACCAACTCCTATCCCTAGCTACCTGATCACTTGCTATCCATTTGTACAGGAAAACCAATCCAATAG ACAGTTTCCATTATATAACAATGACATCAGATGGCAGCAACCCAACCCAAATCCTGCAGGACCATACCTTGCTTATCCTATAATATCTGCTCAACCACCTGTTTCTACAGAATATACATATTATCAGCTGATGCCAGCACCATGTGCTCAGGTCATGGGTTTCTATCATCCTTTCCCTACCCCCTATTCTGCACCCTTTCAAACAGCAAATGCAGTAAATACAGTTACTACAGAATGCACTGAGCGTCCCAACCCGTCGGGCCAGGTCTTCCCATTATCCAGTCAGCGGAGCAGAAGCAGTAACAGGGGGCCAGTCATACAAAAA caacagcagttACAGATGCATATGAAAAATAAACGTCCTCCAGTGAAAAATGTTGCCACTCAAAAGGAGACTAGTTCATCAGGTCCTGAGAACAGATCAAAGATTGTTTTGTTGGTTGATGCATCACAGCAAACAG ACTTTCCTTCAGATATAGCTAATAAGTCACTTTCTGAGAGCGCCTCTGCAATGCTTTGGAAATCAAAAGGCAGGCGCAGAAGAACTTCTCACCCTGCTGCAGAGTCCTCTAGTGAACAGGGTGCAAGTGAAGCAGACATTGACAGTGACAGTGGCTATTGTAGTCCTAAGCATGGCAATAACCAGGCTGCAGCTGCGACTTCAAGAAATCCAGATTCTTGTGCAATGAATGTATGTAAACATAA TTCTCTTTCAGCTGGTGTAAGTTGGACTAATGTAAATTCCCAGGGAACTCAAAAGAAACCTTGGATCGAAAAAACTCAGACGTTTTCTAGAGGTGGAAGACAAGCTGAGCAAAGAAATAGTTCACAG tccGGTTTCAGATGCAGAGACCACAGCACGTCTTCAGAAAGAAGGCAGAATTTGCAGAAACGACATGAAAAACCTTTAACTACAAGCCAGTCAAGCAGAACTGAGCAGAGTCCTGAACCTCTGTATTTTGAG GATGAAGATGAGTTTCCAGAGCTAAATAGTGACAATGGCAGCAGCAAAAGTAGTAACATCCAGCAAAAGATTTCACCCAAAGTA tTGGATGACTTACCAGAGAATTCTCCAATCAATATAGTCCAAACTCCTATTCCCATTACAACCTCTGTACCAAAGCGTGCAAAAAGTCAGAAGAAGAAGGCCTTGGCAGCAGCACTTGCGACAGCTCAAGAGTATTCGGAGATAAGCATGGAACAGAAAAAACTTCAA GAGGCTTTATCAAAAGCAGCTGGAAAGAAGAGCAAGACCCCTGTTCAGTTAGATTTGGGTGACATGTTAGCAGCtcttgaaaagcagcagcaagcaatGAAAGCTCGTCAGATCACCAACACCAGGCCCCTCTCATACACAG TTGGCAGTGCTGCTCCCTTTCATACCAAAGAATCTGCCAACAGAAAGTCCTTAACAAAGGGACAGCCATCTATGGGTTGCCTTAATCCTTTGGATTCAACTGCCCCAAaagtgaaaagaggaaaagaaagagagattgCAAAACTGAAACGCCCTACAGCGCTTAAAAAG attattttgaaagagagagaagagaagaaaggccGTTTATCAGCTGACCATAGCCTTTTGGGATCTGACGAACAGAAAGAGGTTCATATAAATTTGACTGCTGATCAGTCTCAGGAGTTGGCCTCTCAAGAAG AAACTGGACTAAGTATGCCTAGTGATACTTCACTTTCGCCAGCAAGTCAGAATTCTCCATACTGTATGACCCCAGTGTCGCAAGGTTCACCTGCTAGTTCTGGAATAGGCAGTCCAATGGCATCTTCTGCAATAACCAAAATTCACAGCAAGAGATTCAGAGA ATACTGTAACCAAGTTCTAAGTAAAGAAATAGATGAGTGTGTGACTCTATTATTGCAAGAGCTTGTCAGCTTCCAGGAACGGATTTATCAAAAGGATCCCATGAGAGCTAAAGCAAGGAGAAGACTTGTTATGGGGTTGCGTGAGGTTACTAAGCATATGAAACTAAACAAGATCAAGTGCGTAATCATATCTCCCAACTGCGAAAAAATCCAGTCAAAAG GTGGACTAGATGAGGCTCTATATAATGTAATAGCCATGGCACGGGAACAAGAAATTCCTTTTGTCTTTGCTCTTGGCCGTAAAGCTCTTGGCCGTTGCGTGAACAAGCTGGTTCCTGTTAGTGTGGTGGGTATCTTCAACTACTCGGGTGCTGAG GACCTATTTAATAAGCTGGTATCACTGACTGAAGAGGCCAGAAAAGCATACAGAGATATGGTTGCTGCAATGGAACAGGAACAGGCAGAAGAAGCCTTGAAGAATGTCAAGAAGGCACCCCATCATATGGGTCATTCTCGTAACCCCTCTGCAGCAAGTGCTATCTCATTCTGTAGTGTTATTTCTGAACCCATATCTGAAGTGAATGAGAAAGAATATG AAACAAACTGGAGAAATATGGTGGAAACATCTGATGGGTTAGAAACCTCTGAAAATGAGAGAGAATCCTCATGTAAGACTGCAGTACCAGAAAAAGCTGGTAATGGTCAGATTGAAAAAGCCACTCTTAATAAACAACCACCTCTGGCTACAACTGGCACTACCTCAGCAACAAATCATGGAAAATATACACCAGGTGACAAAGATGAGGTAAAACCAGATGACAATTTGGAATGGGCCTcacagcagagcacagaaacaGGATCACTGGATGGCAGCTGCCGAGACCTTTTGAATTCCTCCATGACCAGTACCACCAGTACTCTTGTACCAGGAATGctagaagaggaggaggaggaggaggaagatgatgatgaGGATTATGCCCATGAACCAATTTCTGTAGAGGTTCAGCTTAATAGCAGAATTGAATCTTGGGTTTCAGAGACCCAGAGAACTATGGAGACTCTTCAGCTTGGGAAGACCCTTAGTGGTGCTGAAGAAGACAATGCAGAACAaagtgaagaggaagaaacagagacTTCTGAACAGGCTGATCCAGTCACTGATGGTGAGGAGTGGACAAATGATAAGCACGCAAGTAACACTCAACATAAACCCACCATCTGCAGTTCTCTGAATAAAGAACACACAGATTCCATCTATATGCCGTAA